The DNA region ATCCATCGGCTGTTTTCGATCGTGAAGCGCTTTTGGATGTTCGAAAACACGTGAATCGTTTGCCGGACGAATTCCGGATGCCGCTCGTGATGCTCGCCGTCGATGGTTTGACCATCCCGGAAATCGCGTCGATCCTCGAAATTCCGGAAGGCACCGTGAAATCGAGGATTTTCTATGCCCGGAAACGACTCAAAGAGAGCCTGCAGCGGCGAAAGCGCAAACGCGAAGCGCAAGCGCGGTAGCGCGCAGCCGGAAGAGAAGGAAGAAGGAAAGATGACCGATAGTCTGGATTGCCGATGGATCGAAAAGAATTTGGAGGCCTTGTCCTGCGGCCAGCTGGAGCTTGAGCAGGACCGGCTCGCCCATGCGCACATCGCGAACTGTGCGGTGTGCCGGCAGGAGGTCGAGGCGCTGACTGCAGTCGATCCACTCGTCAGGAAACACTTCCAACGCCAGCTGAGAATAGCCCAACAGCCTCGTGCGGCTCATGCCGGCCGCGCTTTAGGACTGAGTGCCGCAGCGATGGCACTGGTTGCGGTTTTGCTTTTCGCCGGGTTGCGATCTCCGCGGCCAGGTGCTGTCGTCGCACCGGTACAGTCTTCCGCTACTCTCGCAGTTCCCGTGGCGGAGATTCCGGCGCCGCCTTCAGTCAAGATTCCCGATCCCAATGCTTCCGTCGAGCGGGCAAAACCATTAAACCCTCCGGCCAATGCTTCCGACCAGGTGTTTCATGTACAACCGCCGAAATCCGGGAACGCTCCGGATTTTCTGGTGATGGACGCGGCCGGATTTTCCAGGAGAGTCGAGGATTTTCGCGGCCATTTTATTCTGATCACGGTTTGGAGTTCTGCTTCACCCGAAGCGATCTCCAATTTCGACCGGCTGTATAAGGCTTATGGGTCCCAGGCGAAGTTCCGCTTTGCCGGTGTCTCCAACGACCGTCTATCGAAGCCGGCAAATACAACCTTCCCGGTTTTTTACAACCAGGGTTCCAAATTATTTGGTCTGCAGCCCGGCGAGTTTATTCTGCTTGATGAAAAAGGCGGGATTGCGATGCGCGGGTCGTTGACCAAAGACTTCGACACACTTCAGAAAGCCCTGCAACAGAAGTAGATCTTATTCAGCATTGCATCAGTCGAGGGTTTCTGCATTGCAAATTTGAAATGCAGAAACCTCGACTGATGCATTGTTGCAATATTTGTCAGAACACGAAGCGCATGCTGAACTGCATCCGCCGCGCCAGGGTTCCATCCGGCGCCACAATGTCGTTGATACCCTGGTTGTAAGCGGTGGGTGTCAGCGTCAGCAAGCCTTTCGATTCGGTGTAAGCCTGGGTGGACATCATGGTCGGCGACCAGCTGTTGCTGATGTTGAACGCCTCGAAATTGACGTAGAGCTTGTACTGCCCGTCATCGCCAAACGGAAGAACCTTACTGATTCGTGCGTCGGACTTGTACAGCGCCGGCTGATACACCGAGTTCATCGGGAAGAACGGAACGCGTCCGCCCAAACCGGAACCGTTGATGCTGAAGTTGCTGAACATGCCGGTTACAGGTGTGTCCAGTAACCGGATGGTCGCAGCGCCGTATGGCCTCGAGCTGTTGATTGTTGTGAGGGACGAGAGCTGCCAGTTGTTCACGAGATATTTCGAGAAAACGTCTTTGCGATCCGTGAACTTCGGCGCCCACACCCAGGAGATGGCAAGACGCTGCCGCTGATCTTCCAGACCGTCACCAGTGTCGTAACGGTAGTTTCCGTTGTATGTCCATGCGAACGCGTTGCTTAAGAAAATGTTCTGTACTGCCTGGCCGTAGCCCTGGCCGTCGTCGATTTCATGCGACCAGGTATACGAAACCGAGCCTTGCAGCCCCTGGGAAAACCGTTTGTTGAGCTGCACCGCAAGTCCGTTGTAGTAGCTGCCGACGCCGTTGTCGGCCTGGTTCACCGATCCGTAACGGGTGTCCGGACGCGCGCCAAGATACATCGGAGTCGTGAAGGTTGCTCCGGTGGGTTTGCCGGTCGCATCGCCGATCGTGTACGTAAATGTTTGCGCGCTGAGCGGCGGCAGGTTCAGATCGCTTTCGCCGTAGAGATGAATCCCGCGGCTCCAGATGTAGGAAGTGGTCAGCGAGATATCGCGGGTTAGCTGGCGTTCGATGGCGAGCGTTCCCTGCTCGGAGTACGGTCTTTTCCAGTTCGGGGCTGCGAATTGGATGTTTGGCGGAAGGAGTTTGAAGCCGGCGGGAACCGTCCCTAAATTATTCGGGAAGACCGGCCCTTCGGCAAACTGTGCGGGCTGGGTGGAAGACAGCGAAACCGCCTGCTGAATGACACCATTACCGAGGAACAGGTTCATCAGGGTAGCGCCTGGTACGGACGCATAGTACAGTCCGTAACCTGCACGCACGACGGTCTTATCATTCACCCGATAGGACAATCCAAGCCGCGGCATGAAGTTTGTCTTCTGCGCGTTGATCTTGCAGGTCTGCGGATAATCCGGATTGCAGGTGGACGGCTGCGGGAAAGGCTCA from Terriglobia bacterium includes:
- a CDS encoding sigma factor-like helix-turn-helix DNA-binding protein, with amino-acid sequence PSAVFDREALLDVRKHVNRLPDEFRMPLVMLAVDGLTIPEIASILEIPEGTVKSRIFYARKRLKESLQRRKRKREAQAR